The following are from one region of the Salvia hispanica cultivar TCC Black 2014 chromosome 1, UniMelb_Shisp_WGS_1.0, whole genome shotgun sequence genome:
- the LOC125201687 gene encoding 3-ketoacyl-CoA synthase 11-like, translated as MGEEKTVDDAKFRRSIRLKYVKLGYHYLISNAMYLLTIPLLLAAAAKLSMTQVEELQQLFSYHLRYNVLAVLASTSLIAVLATIYLMSRPRKVYLVDFACYKPDPSLECTRHMVAEKVAAIVSDESAAFIRKVLERSGLGDRTYALGLKDFPPKRPFECAQEEAEMVIFGSIDALFAKTKVNVRDIGILVVNISSFNPIPSLASMIINRYKLRGDIVSCNLGGMGCSAGLISIDLAKRLLQVQPNTYALVMSMECNTHIYYAGKERSKLLPNCLFRMGGAAVLLSNKPSDRRRSKYELSHTLRTHKGADDRSYKCVVQEEDPEGHLGISLSRDLMTVAGEALQTNITTLGPLVLPMSEQLLFLATLIAKKLLKMKVKPYVPDFKLAFEHFCIHTGGRGVLDELEKNLNLSKWDMEPSRMTLYRFGNTSSSSLWYVLAYAEAKGRIKRGDRVWQIAFGSGFKCNSGVWRALRTVDPAKEKSPWMDEIDEFPVHVPVTSPLRP; from the exons ATGGGAGAAGAGAAAACCGTCGACGATGCCAAATTCCGGCGATCAATCCGCCTAAAATACGTCAAACTAGGCTACCACTACCTCATCTCCAACGCCATGTATCTCCTCACAATCCCCCTCctcctcgccgccgccgccaagCTGTCGATGACGCAGGTGGAGGAGCTCCAGCAGCTCTTCAGCTACCACCTCCGCTACAACGTGCTGGCCGTCCTGGCCAGCACGTCCCTCATCGCGGTCCTCGCCACCATCTACCTCATGAGCCGCCCGAGGAAGGTCTACCTCGTCGACTTCGCCTGCTACAAGCCCGACCCCTCCCTCGAGTGCACCCGCCACATGGTGGCTGAAAAG GTGGCCGCAATTGTCAGTGATGAGAGCGCGGCCTTCATCCGGAAGGTTCTAGAGAGGTCTGGGCTGGGGGACCGGACCTACGCCCTCGGCCTCAAGGACTTCCCGCCAAAACGGCCGTTTGAGTGCGCGCAGGAGGAGGCGGAGATGGTGATATTTGGGTCGATCGACGCGCTATTTGCGAAGACAAAGGTGAATGTGAGGGATATAGGGATTTTGGTGGTGAATATCTCCTCCTTCAACCCGATTCCGTCGCTGGCCTCGATGATCATAAACCGGTATAAGCTCAGGGGCGATATCGTCAGCTGCAATTTGGGCGGGATGGGCTGCAGCGCGGGCCTCATTTCGATTGACCTTGCCAAGCGCCTTCTGCAG GTGCAACCAAACACATACGCCCTAGTAATGAGCATGGAATGCAACACCCACATCTACTACGCCGGCAAGGAGCGATCCAAGCTCCTCCCCAACTGCCTCTTCCGCATGGGCGGCGCGGCCGTCCTCCTCTCCAACAAGCCCTCCGACCGCCGCCGCTCCAAATACGAGCTCTCCCACACCCTCCGCACCCACAAGGGCGCGGACGACCGCTCCTACAAGTGCGTGGTCCAGGAGGAGGACCCCGAGGGCCACCTCGGGATCTCCCTCTCCCGCGACCTCATGACCGTCGCGGGCGAGGCCCTCCAGACCAACATCACCACCCTCGGCCCCTTAGTCCTCCCCATGTCCGAGCAGCTCCTCTTCCTCGCCACACTCATCGCGAAGAAGCTCCTAAAGATGAAGGTCAAGCCCTACGTGCCCGACTTCAAGCTCGCGTTCGAGCACTTCTGCATCCACACGGGCGGGCGGGGCGTGCTGGACGAGCTCGAGAAGAATCTGAATTTGAGCAAGTGGGACATGGAGCCTTCTAGAATGACCTTGTATAGGTTCGGGAACACGTCGAGCAGCTCGCTTTGGTACGTGCTGGCGTACGCGGAGGCGAAGGGGAGGATCAAGAGGGGCGATCGGGTGTGGCAGATTGCGTTCGGGTCGGGTTTTAAGTGCAATAGTGGCGTGTGGAGGGCACTGAGGACCGTTGATCCGGCTAAGGAGAAGAGCCCGTGGATGGACGAGATCGATGAGTTTCCGGTTCATGTGCCCGTGACTAGCCCTCTTCGACCTTGA
- the LOC125202055 gene encoding GDP-mannose 3,5-epimerase 2, with the protein MGTVGETTYGEYTYQELEREPYWPSEKLRISITGAGGFIASHIARRLKSEGHYIIASDWKKNEHMPEDMFCHEFHLVDLRVMDNCLKVTEKVDHVFNLAADMGGMGFIQSNHSVIMYNNTMISFNMIEAARINGIKRFFYASSACIYPEFKQLETNVSLKEADAWPAEPQDAYGLEKLATEELCKHYNKDFGIECRIGRFHNIYGPFGTWKGGREKAPAAFCRKALTATDKFEMWGDGKQTRSFTFIDECVEGVLRLTKSDFREPVNIGSDEMVSMNEMAEIVLSFDDKKLPIHHIPGPEGVRGRNSDNTLIKEKLGWAPSMKLKDGLRITYFWIKEQLEKEKAKGIDLSTYGSSKVVGTQAPVQLGSLRAADGKE; encoded by the exons ATGGGAACTGTTGGTGAAACCACGTACGGGGAATACACCTACCAAGAGCTGGAGAGGGAGCCCTACTGGCCCTCGGAGAAGCTCCGGATTTCAATAACAGGAGCTGGTGGGTTTATTGCTTCTCATATTGCTAGGCGTCTGAAGAGCGAGGGCCATTACATCATTGCTTCTGACTGGAAGAAAAATGAGCATATGCCTGAGGACATGTTCTGTCATGAGTTCCATCTCGTGGATCTGAGGGTGATGGATAACTGTTTGAAAGTTACTGAAAAAGTTGATCATGTGTTCAATCTTGCTGCTGATATGGGCGGGATGGGATTCATCCAGTCGAACCACTCGGTCATCATGTACAACAACACAATGATCAGCTTTAACATGATTGAGGCTGCAAGGATTAATGGGATTAAAAG GTTTTTCTATGCCTCCAGTGCTTGTATCTATCCTGAATTTAAGCAGTTGGAGACGAACGTGAGCTTGAAGGAGGCTGATGCATGGCCTGCAGAG CCTCAAGATGCTTATGGGCTAGAGAAGTTGGCTACCGAGGAGTTGTGTAAACACTACAACAAGGACTTTGGTATTGAGTGCCGCATAGGAAGGTTCCATAATATTTATGGCCCATTCGGGACATGGAAAG GTGGGAGGGAGAAAGCACCAGCTGCTTTCTGTAGGAAAGCACTCACTGCTactgataaatttgagatgtGGGGAGATGGAAAGCAAACACGATCGTTTACCTTCATTGATGAATGTGTTGAGGGTGTTTTAAG ATTAACGAAATCTGACTTCCGGGAGCCTGTCAATATTGGAAGCGATGAGATGGTGAGCATGAACGAGATGGCTGAGATTGTGCTGAGCTTTGATGATAAGAAGCTCCCAATCCATCACATTCCCGGGCCTGAGGGTGTGCGTGGTCGAAACTCAGACAACACTCTAATCAAAGAAAAACTTGGTTGGGCACCATCTATGAAACTTAAG GATGGATTGAGAATCACATACTTCTGGATCAAGGAGCAACTCGAGAAGGAGAAAGCTAAGGGCATCGACCTCTCCACCTATGGCTCGTCCAAAGTGGTGGGGACGCAAGCTCCTGTTCAGCTTGGCTCGCTTCGTGCTGCTGATGGCAAAGAATGA